In one window of Microtus pennsylvanicus isolate mMicPen1 chromosome 2, mMicPen1.hap1, whole genome shotgun sequence DNA:
- the Ly6s gene encoding lymphocyte antigen 6S isoform X1, whose protein sequence is MTNSSHTMKTGLLLLLVSLLCAEKAQGLSCYQCMGAAKPETCQPATCPNTNNVCVTQEVESTVESYKVTLINKFCYPTCPDKEIPGILEGLGIPVNSKISCCNTDLCNAAGATGGSIWTLAGVLLFSLGSVLLQAWL, encoded by the exons AT GACGAACAGTTCCCACACTATGAAGACCGGTTTGCTCCTCCTGCTGGTGAGCCTACTGTGTGCAGAGAAAG CTCAGGGGTTGAGCTGCTACCAGTGCATGGGGGCCGCCAAACCTGAGACTTGCCAACCAGCCACCTGCCCCAACACTAACAACGTCTGCGTTACTCAGGAGGTGGAATCCACTGTGG AATCTTACAAAGTGACATTAATAAACAAGTTCTGCTATCCCACCTGCCCCGATAAGGAGATTCCTGGAATTCTGGAAGGCCTGGGCATCCCCGTCAACTCCAAGATTTCCTGCTGTAACACAGACCTCTGCAATGCGGCAGGTGCCACTGGGGGCAGCATCTGGACCCTGGCAGGGGTGCTTCTGTTTAGCCTGGGGTCCGTCCTCCTGCAGGCCTGGTTGTGA
- the LOC142842944 gene encoding lymphocyte antigen 6E, whose product MRVFLPVLLAALLGVEQAHSLMCFSCTDQKSNLKCLWPTVCPSSDNYCVTISAAAGFGNVNLGYTLNKGCSEICPRENINVNLGVASVNSYCCQSSFCNISTAGLGLRASIPMLGLGLLLSLLALLQLEP is encoded by the exons ATGAGGGTCTTCTTGCCTGTACTGCTGGCAGCCCTTTTGGGTGTGGAGCAAG CCCATTCCCTAATGTGCTTCTCCTGCACCGATCAGAAGAGCAACTTGAAATGCCTGTGGCCAACTGTATGCCCAAGCTCTGACAATTACTGTGTCACAATATCTGCTGCCGCCGGCTTTG GGAATGTCAACCTTGGCTACACCCTGAATAAGGGCTGTTCCGAAATCTGCCCTCGTGAGAACATCAACGTCAACTTAGGAGTAGCATCCGTGAATAGCTACTGCTGCCAAAGCTCCTTCTGTAACATCAgcacagctggccttggtcttCGCGCCAGTATCCCCATGCTGGGCCTTGGACTCCTGCTCAGCTTGCTGGCTCTGCTGCAACTGGAGCCCTGA